Proteins from a genomic interval of Danio rerio strain Tuebingen ecotype United States chromosome 4, GRCz12tu, whole genome shotgun sequence:
- the LOC141375046 gene encoding uncharacterized protein isoform X3, translating to MAFIKEESEDLKIEDTFRHEDAEQITDILVVKIKSDDVEETDRYGQHQEFMTAGQYTQPNVTRPNGVFACGLCEKTFSLKPSLEVHMRVHTGEKPYTCDQCGKTFAQKGHLDKHTRVHTGEKPYTCDLCGISFAQKSNLNRHLKIHTKEKPYMCPQCGKSFIQKVTLQEHMNIHREEKPFSCPECGKSFSKKQNLKIHLRDHTGEKPYACTICSKSFTNMTSRKIHMAIHTGEKPFKCDQCGKSFICKGNLNYHINTHSEHKSCICVLCGKSLSNEICLNVHMRNQHPVVHTLGISSQHTSPVNESSHRDSVHSAEN from the coding sequence ACATCCTGGTGGTGAAAATAAAGAGCGATGACGTGGAAGAGACGGATCGGTATGGGCAACACCAGGAGTTCATGACTGCAGGACAGTACACGCAGCCTAACGTGACCAGACCTAACGGCGTATTCGCCTGCGGCCTGTGTGAAAAGACGTTCAGCCTCAAGCCAAGTCTCGAGGTGCACATGCGAGTCCACACCGGGGAGAAGCCGTACACGTGCGATCAGTGCGGGAAGACTTTCGCTCAGAAAGGGCACCTCGATAAACACACGCGagtccacaccggagagaagccgtacaCCTGCGATCTCTGCGGGATCAGCTTCGCGCAGAAATCCAACCTCAACCGGCACTTGAAGATCCACACCAAGGAGAAGCCCTACATGTGTCCTCAGTGCGGGAAGAGCTTCATCCAGAAGGTCACGCTCCAGGAGCACATGAACATCCACCGCGAGGAGAAACCCTTCAGCTGCCCCGAGTGCGGAAAGAGCTTCAGCAAGAAGCAGAACCTCAAGATCCACCTGAGAgatcacaccggagagaagccgtacgCCTGCACCATCTGCAGCAAGAGTTTCACCAACATGACCAGCCGCAAGATCCACATGGCCATTCACACCGGGGAGAAGCCCTTCAAGTGTGACCAGTGCGGGAAGAGCTTCATCTGCAAGGGAAACCTCAATTACCACATCAACACCCACTCGGAGCACAAATCCTGCATATGCGTCCTGTGCGGGAAGAGTCTCAGCAATGAAATCTGCCTCAATGTGCACATGAGGAATCAGCATCCGGTCGTACACACACTGGGAATATCCTCCCAACACACTTCACCTGTGAACGAGAGTTCACACCGGGACTCTGTTCATTCTGCGGAGAATTGA